CGACGTACACCGCGGGGTAGCCGAAGGAATCGGCGATGAACAACCCCATGGCGAGAAAAACCATCTGCGCCAGGCCAACCGCCACACCGAGCAGGCCCGTGGCCTTACCCAGGTAAGTGCGGGGCACCAGTTCGGCGATGAGAGCGGACTCCGCCACCGTGATGGCGCCGAAGCCGATTCCGCGGAGCGCGGAGAAGAGCAACACCACCCAGGCCTCGGTTCCTAGCAAGTGCCCTAACGCGGGGACACCGAGCATGAACGCGGAGGCGACCATGACCGGGTTGTAGCCCACTCGCCGCAGCATCGCCGGGGTGCCGATCTGCGTGATGACGGTGGCGAGGATGAACGCCCCCGTCGACGCTCCGGCCAGCATGGCGGAGCCACCGCCTTCCAAGACGGCGAGGGGGACGACGGGCAGCAGGAGCGACCAGGCGCCGAATGCCGACGCCACCGCGATGAGGGTGGCGGTGAAGCCTGGTGTAGCCCAGATGCTGGCCCTGGGGTACGGGTTACTGATAGCGCTGTTCACCCGGCCCAGGCTACCAACTGCCCTTAGAGGGATCCCTTGGTGGACGGCACACCCGTCACTCGGGTGTCGGGTTCGGTGGCCTGCCGCAGTGCGCGGGCCACGGCCTTGTACTCCGCTTCGGTGATGTGGTGCGGGTCCCGGCCGTAGCGGACGTTGACGTGCAGGGTGGTCCGGGAGTTAAACGCCAAGGTCTCGAAGAAGTGCCGGTTGATGACCGTGGCGTAGTGCCCGCCGATGACCTGCCAGTCCATGTTGTCCGGCTCGCCGTTGAGGACGAAGTAAGGCCGCCCGGAGATGTCGATGACGGCCTCCACCAGGGTCTCGTCCATGGGCAGCAACTGGGACCCGAAACGCCGGATTCCCTTCTTATCCCCTACCGCGTCGAGCAACGCCGTGCCGAGCACGATGGCGGTGTCTTCGACGGTGTGGTGGGCGTCGAGCTCGATGTCGCCCACGGCGCGGACCGTCAGGTCGAAGGAGCCGTGGGTGCCGAAGGCGTTGAGCATGTGGTCGAAGAAGGGCAGGCCGGTGTCGATGTTGGTGCGGCCGGTGCCGTCGAGGTTGATCTCGACGGAGATGTC
Above is a genomic segment from Corynebacterium uterequi containing:
- the hisB gene encoding imidazoleglycerol-phosphate dehydratase HisB; this translates as MSSDRIGRSRRTTSESDISVEINLDGTGRTNIDTGLPFFDHMLNAFGTHGSFDLTVRAVGDIELDAHHTVEDTAIVLGTALLDAVGDKKGIRRFGSQLLPMDETLVEAVIDISGRPYFVLNGEPDNMDWQVIGGHYATVINRHFFETLAFNSRTTLHVNVRYGRDPHHITEAEYKAVARALRQATEPDTRVTGVPSTKGSL